CTATAGTATGATATAATAGCTACGGATATTTTTTTTGATGGAGGATTTTGGAATGAAACACATAAAAACTATAAACAAACCAAATATAAAAAATAGTTTATGCAAACCAGGATGCAAAGAATGTGCAAACTCATGTCAATCAGCTTGTAAGACATCTTGTACAGTTGCAAACTTAGAATGTGAAAACTAATTTTCAAGCAGTAGCTTTATAGTTACTGCTTACTTTATATGTTTAGGAGGGAAAAGATTTGTCTTTAATACATAAATTTAAACAAGGTGAAAATTATTTTGTTTTAGATGTGAATACAGGTGCAGTTCATGTTGTTGATGAACTGGTTTATGATATATTGGATGATGATAAATTGAAAAATAAAAAGGAAGTAATGGAAGTCCTTAAAGGTAAATATAATGAAGAGGAACTTTCAGAAGCTTATGATGAAATACAAGAATTAGCAGAAGAAGGGATCCTTTATTCAGAAGATCAATATGAAGAAATTGCACATAGTTCTATGGATGACAGGGATTATATTAAGGCTATTTGTTTAAACGTAATTCATGGATGTAATTTAAGATGTAAATATTGCTTTGCTGATGAAGGTGAGTATCATGGACATGGTGGTGTCATGAGTGCTGAGACAGCTAAAAAGGCAATAGATTATGTTATTAAAAGAAGTGGTCCAAGAAAAAATATAGAAATTGATTTATTTGGTGGAGAACCAACCTTGATCATGGATACAATAAAGGAAATAATTCAATATGCTAGAGATAATGAAAAGAAGTGGGGCAAAAATGTTAGATTTACTATGACAACTAATGCAACGCTTTTAACTCCAGAAATGATGGATTATATGGATAAAGAAATGGGAAATATAATTCTTTCTTTAGATGGTAGAAAAGAAGTTAATGATAATGTAAGAATTAAGCCTGATAAGAGTGGTTCTTATGAAGATATAGTTCCTAATATTAAGGAAATGATTAAGAGAAGAACTAAAGGCAAAACTTATTATGTTAGAGGTACCTTCACAAGAGAAAATACTGATTTTTATGAAGATGTAATGGCTATGGTAAACGAAGGGTTTAGAGAATTATCTATAGAACCTGTTGTTTTAGAAAATGGACATCCTCTTGCAATCAGAGAAGAAGATATTGATACGATTTTTGAAAATTATGATAAGCTATATGAAGAAATGAAAAACAGAAAAAGAGAAGGAAATGATGAATTTAAATTCTATCACTTTAATATAGATTTACAAGGTGGTCCATGTGTTTATAAGAGAATTTCAGGCTGTGGAGCAGGTTTTGAATATGTGGCAATAACACCTCAAGGAGAAGTATATCCTTGTCATCAATTTGTAGGAAAAGAAGAGTTTAAGTTAGGAAGTATCCATGAGGATACATATAATTCAGAACTTGCTAAGAAGTTTAAGACAGCTCATATCTACAATAAACCTAAATGTAGAGAATGCTGGGCAAAGTTCTACTGTAGTGGTGGATGTCAGGCAAATAACTACAATTTTAATGGAGATATGAATATTCCATATGAAATTGGTTGTAAAATGCAGAAGAAGAGAATTGAATGTGCAATCGCATTAAAGGTTGAAGAAAACTAAAAATAAAAATATTAAAGATAATAATTTTGATAATATGCAAAGTTATTATCTTTTTCTATATCAATTGTCAAAGGTCAACTAATGAGAAAAGATCTATTGGACACTCACTTTTCTTTTAGAATGTATTAAACTATAATATACAATAATAATTAGAATTTATATATATAGATATCCAACGCGAGAATTAGATTTATGCAAAACTTACCGAAATCAGATACATTTATCTTCCACAGGACTAGTGAAATTTTCGCTGGATGGTTCTAAATGGCAGCTTGTCGTCATTTCAGCATGTTCCAGATGTAAAATCTGGACAAGCTTAAAATGAAACAAGCCATAGAGGAAATTCGACTCACGTTCGTTCGCTGAGTAAGCGATTCACACCAAATCAGTTTTTTAAAGTAGGTTAACTCATGAATGAGTTAACTAAGTTCAAGAAATCAAATCATAGATTTGGACTTTCACTTATCTGCTTAAGAACCATCATTAGCTCAATTTCACATGCCTGCTTCCAGAAAAATGTATCTAATTTCTAGTGTAGTGTTACGATTAGACTTTCTCAATAATACATATATATTACATTTATAAGTTGAATTATTAATTTGGATATCTATAATAAAAGACAAAGAGTAAATTGAAAATTATCTGTGATTTTTTGGGAGAACAATTAATGAAAGAATATATTTTGGAAAATGATTTAAAATTGATATACAGGCGTAGCGATTCTGAATTAACGTCGATTTGTATAGCAGTAGATGCTGGAGCAGGAGTTGAAAATGAAAAGTATGGGATTGCTCATGCAGCTGAACATATGGTTTATAAGGGAACAAAAAATAGGAATGAGAAAGAAATAAATGAAGGTTTAAGTAATGTTTTTGGTTTTAATAATGCTATGACAAATTATCCTTATGTAATTTATTATGGAACTTTGCTTAAAGAGGATTTAGAAAAAGGATTAGATTTATTAAGTGATATAGTTATTAATCCAAGTTTTAAGGAATTTGGCTTTGAAGAAGAAATGGCTGTAATAAAAGAAGAATTAAGGGAATGGGATGAAGAGTTAGAGCAATATTGTGAGGATAAGTTGTTTTTTAATTCCTTTGAAAGTAGGAGAATAAAATATCCTATTATAGGTACAGAAGAGAGCTTGAATAATATTACTTTGAAGGAAATAAGAGAATTTTACGAAATGCATTACTTTCCAGGTAATACATCTATAGTAATAGTTTCATCTTTAGAATTTGAACAAGTAAAAGCTGAAGTGAATAAATATTTTGGTGGCTGGAGAAGGCAGAGTGGTGAAAAGCAAGATAGAAATAGATTAGAGAGATATATTAAATATGAAGCATTGAAACCTGGCGAATATAATGATAAAAGAGAGGGCATAAAAACTTGTAGGGTTGAAATCATATTCCCTATAGATTCATTAAGTGAGAAGGAAATGAAATGTCTAAAAATCTTCAATCAGTATTTTGGAGAAGGCGTAAACTCTGTACTTTACGATACCTTAAGGACTAAAAATGGACTGATATATGATGTTATCACTAATGTTGCTTATGAAAACTATATAAAATTATATAAAATTTCATTTAACACATCAAAAGAAAATGTTGACAAAGCAATAAAGTTAGTAAAAGAGTGCATACAAAATATATCGAATTTAATATATAAGCTTGATGAAAAGCAATTAAACCAATTATTTAAAAGTTTTAAATTAAAAAGGTTATTCAGGGAAGAACAAAGTATAGTATTAGCAAAAGAATTAGCAACTTATGATTGTATGTTTGGTGATTATAATATTTACATTAATGAAACTGAGGATTTAAATAAGATTACAAGTGAAAAAATAGTTGAAGTTACTAATAAAGTATTAAATAATATGACAATACAAATAATTAATAAGGCATAGATGGAGGAAAAGATTATGTACAGTTTTAAAAATGATTATAGTGAAGGTGCTCATGAAAGAATATTAAATGCACTGGTTGAAAGTAATTTTGAACAAACAGATGGCTATGGTGAGGACTATCATACAGAAAGAGCAGTTCAAATATTAAAGGATAAAATAGATAATCAAAATGTAGACATTCATTTACTTGTAGGTGGCACTCAAGTTAATCTTACAGCAATATCAGCATTCTTAAGACCTCATCAAGCAGCAATAGGAGCAGATACAAGTCACATTAATTGTCATGAGACAGGAGCAATTGAGGCGACAGGACATAAGGTAATAACAATGAAAACAGATGATGGGAAATTAACACCAAGTTTAATTCAAAAGGTTGTGGATGCACATCAAGATGAACATATGGTTCAGCCAAAGCTTGTTTATATTTCTGATTCCACAGAACTTGGAACTTTATATACAAAAGCAGAATTAACTGATTTACATAATTGTTGTAAGAAAAATAAATTATTATTATATTTAGATGGTGCTAGACTTGGAGCAGCTCTTACAGCAGAAAAAAATGATTTAACTTTGGCTGATATAGCTAAATTAGTTGATGCATTTTATATTGGAGGAACTAAAAATGGAGCACTTTTTGGAGAAGCGCTTGTAATATGTAAGGATGAGTTAAAAGAAGATTTTAGATATTTTATTAAGCAAAAGGGTGGACTTTTAGCTAAGGGAAGATTGCTTGGAATTCAATTTGAAGAATTATTCAAAGATGATTTATATTTTGAATTGGCAAAATACGCAAATAATCTGGCTATAATATTAAAAAATGCATTAATAGAAAAAGGCTATAAGTTTTTATGTGAATCTTATACTAATCAACAGTTCCCTATTTTACCTAATGAGGTTGTAAAAAAAATAAGTGAAAAATATTCTTTTAATGTTGAAAGAGTAATTGATGAAAACAATACTGTGATTAGATTAGTAACCTCTTGGGCAACAAGTAAAGAAAAAGTATTAGAATTTGTGGAAGAACTAAATTTATAGTTTACAATTTACAGTTTACAGTTGGTGAAGAATAGTTTACAGTTTACAATTTACAGTTGATAAAAAGAATTAATAATTAAGAGGTATATTTTATGGTTGAAAAGTTACCACTATTACAAGAATTGCTTAAGTATCATGATGAAAAGAATTTACTTCTTTCAATGCCAGGAAATAAAGGCGGAAGTGGATTTCTAAGGGATGAGATTGGGAAGGAATTCGTAGAAAGATTAGGAAATTTGGATATAACTGAAGTTGAACCTTTAGATAATTTACACTATCCAGAGGGAATAATTAAGGAAGCACAAGAATTATTGGCTAAAACTTATACGGCTCAAAAAGCGTATTTTTTAGTTAATGGTAGTTCGTCAGGAAATATGGCTGCTATTTTCTCGGCATTTGAAGAAGGCGATGAGGTATTAGTTGAAAGAAATTGCCATAAATCAATTTATAATGGTTTGATAATGAGAAAATTAAAAGTTAAATATATTGAGCCAGTAATTGATGAGGAATATGGGCTTTTTTTACCTCCAGATAAAGAAAATATTTATAAGGCATTAAGCGAAGGTTTAAATCCAAAGGGGATTATTTTAACTTATCCTAATTATTTTGGAATCACTTATGATATTGGGGATATAATAATAGACTTAAAAGCAAAAGGGATTAAGGTTATTGTAGATTGTGCTCATGGGGCTCACTTTGGAATAAACACGAGACTACCTAAATCAATTGCAAGTTTAGGTGATTATGTTATTTTAAGTGCCCATAAAACATTGCCAGCTTTGACGCAAGGTGCATATCTTTTGGTTAATGAAGAAAATAATTTATTAGAATTTTATTTAAGAGCCTTTATGACAACATCACCGTCCTATTTAATTATGGCTTCTTTAGATTATGCTAGACATTATTTAGATAATTATGGTGAAAGAGATTATGAAATACTAATAGATAAAACTGAAAGCTGGAAAGAAAAAATTAATAAATTAAACAAAGTACACTTGCTTGATGAACATGCATTAAATAAATCACATACAGAAGAGGGAATGTATAGTATTGATTTAAGCCGATATATAATGATTTTGCCAAAAGGATATAGCGGACATAAGTTATTAGATTATCTTAGAAAAGAAAAAATACAGGCTGAAATGAGTTTTGCAAGAGGAGTAGTTTTAATATTATCACCTTTTAATACAGATGAGGATTTTAATATTATCTATAATGCTATTGTAAAATTAGAAATGAAGGATATAGTTGGTGAAACAGAAGCAAAGTATGTTTCTGAGATTCCTATAAAGAAATTAGAACCTTATGAAGTATTTGAAAAAACTAGTGAATGGTATGACATTAAAAAGTGTGAAGGAAGAATTGCAAAAGATTCAATAATACCATATCCACCAGGAATACCTGTAGTTTGCCCTGGAGAAGTGATTTCTAAAGAAATAATTGATATTGTAATAGATTATAGTAGAAATAAAAAAACTATTATTGGCGTTAAGGATAATAAAATAAGAGTAGTTATTAATTAGTTTTATGCAACAATTACCGAAAGCAGATACATTTATCTTCTTCAGCAGCTCAATTTCACATGCCTGCTTCCAGAAAAATGTATCTAATTTCTAGTGTAGTGATATGATTAAAAATTTCTCAACAATACATGTATATTCCACTTGGTTGTCTGATTATTAATTTGGATATCTATATATAGTTATGATAAAATATACACATATAAAAAAAGTAGCTATGCTACAATTAAGAACTTATATAAAAAAAGTAGCTATGCTACAATTAAGAACTTATATAAAAAAGTAGCTATGCTACAATTAAGAACATATAATATAATGGTATTTTTGACTTTTTAGTTCATGTGTCTAAGTAAAATATAGGATGATTTCTACTACTTGATAGTTAAACATTGACAGTTGACAATTGAAAAAACAATGTTAGGGGGCAAATCGATAGCTTATGGAAACAAATATTGCTACCAAGCAAAAGGAAAAAATTAAGGTGAAAAAACCTAAATTATATAAAGTTATTATGTATAATGATGATTATACTACGATGGAATTTGTTATTGAAATATTGATGGTTATATTTAATAAAAATCAAATTGAAGCTGAAAAAATAATGTTAGATGTACATAAAAAGGGCAAAGGACTGGCTGGAATATATAGCTATGATATTGCAATGACTAAAGTTACAACTGCAATGTCTTTGGCTAAAGAAAATGGATTTCCGTTTAAACTTACTGTGGAGGAGGCGTAATGAATGAAAATTACTAATGAAGTGAATTTAATATTACTAAAGGCTTATGAAGAAGCGAGTGGAAGAAATAGTGAATATATTACACCAGAGCATTTGCTTTATGCAGCTACCTTTGATAATGGTGTTGGAGATGCTATAAAAGAATGTGGTGGGAGTTTAGAGAATTTAAGATATAATTTAATTACTTATATTAGGACATATATTAATAAAATTGGTCAAGGGGAACCTCAAGAAAGTATTGAATTTCAAAGGGTGATTTTAACAGCAAATGAGCAAATTAAATATAGTGGTAAAGATGCTATAGACGTTGATCATATACTTGCAGCAATTTTTGATTTGGAAGATAGTTACGCCCGTTATTATTTAGAACAGGAAGGTGTTACTAAAAGGGACTTGTTATATTCTTTATGTCACAGTATAAACAATGAGGAAAATTCTTATGAAGATCAAATGAAGAAAGAACTTAAGGAAGATTCACAAATAAATTCTCATGAGGCAGAAGAAGACGAAGCAGTTGTTGCTAAGAAAAAAGAAGATGCTTTTCTTAGTAAGTTCACTATAAATCTAATTGAAAAAGTTAATGAAGAAAATAATGATCCTTTAATAGGAAGAGAAGATATTTTGGAGAGGAGTATTCAAATCCTCTGCAGAAGAATAAAAAACAACCCAATTCATGTTGGAGAATCTGGTGTAGGAAAGACTGCAATTACCTTTGGCCTTGCAAAGCTTATTAGAGAAAATAAAGTTCCTGATAGAATAAAGGGCAGCTCAATGTTTTCTTTAGACATAGGTTCTGTGATTGCTGGTACTAAATATAGAGGTGATTTTGAAGAAAGAATAAAGAGAATTTTAGATATAATAAGTAAGCAGGAAAAGCCTATTGTTTATATAGATGAAATTCATAATATTGTTGGCGCTGGAGCATTGAATGGTGGAGCTTTAGATGCATCAAATCTTTTAAAACCTTATTTAACAGAAGGGAAAATAAGATTTATTGGAGCAACTACTTTTGATGAATATAAAAAGTTTTTTGAAAAGGATAAAGCTTTAAGTAGAAGATTTCAAAAAATAGATGTTAAAGAGCCATCTATTAAAGAAGCTATAGAAATACTTAATGGGCTTAAAGGAAATTATGAGGAATATCATAATGTAATTTATACAAGTGATGCAATAAGTGATGCTGTAACTTTAAGTGATAAATATATCAAGGATAAATTTTTACCTGATAAAGCTGTTGATATTATAGATGAAGCGGGGGCTTATGCTCGTATGCACAATGAAAACTTGGAAGAAAAAATAACTATTGATAGAAAGAGCATTGAGGAAATAATATCAAAAGTGTGCAGTATTCCAAAGCAAACTGTTGAAAGCAGTGAAATAAATGCACTGCAGCACCTTGAAGCTAAATTAAAAGAAAATATTTTTTCACAAGATAATGCAATTGAAGAAGTTGTAAGATGCATTAAGATGTCTAGATCAGGATTAAATGAAGAAGATAAACCAGTTGCATCAATGCTTTTTGTTGGACCAACAGGGGTTGGTAAAACTGAAATAGCAAGGACTCTTTCTAAACTGCTTGGAATAGATCTAATTAGATTTGACATGAGTGAATATGGAGAAAAGCATGCGGCAGCTAAATTAATAGGATCTCCTCCAGGATATGTAGGGTATGAAGAAGGTGGATTATTAACAGATTCTATAAGAAAAACACCACATTGTGTATTGTTATTAGATGAAATAGAAAAAGCTCATGAAGATATCTTAGGGGTATTGCTTCAAGTTATGGATTATGCAACCCTAACAGATAATAAAGGCAGAAAAGCTGATTTTAGAAATGTAATAATAATAATGACTTCTAATGCAGGTGCAAAGAACATAGGGAAAAAGCTTATAGGTTTTGGTGAGCGTGAAGTTAAAGGTGAAGCTATAATGGAAGAAGTTAAGAAATTCTTTACGCCAGAGTTTAGAAATAGATTAGATAAGATTGTTGTGTTTAACAGCATGAGCGATTCAATGGCCTTAAGTGTAGCTAAAAAGCAATTAAATGATTTTGAAGCTAAGCTAAGTAGTAAAAATATAGAAATTAAATTTAGTGATGAATGTATAAAGCATGTTGCTAAGATTGGAACCTCTGATGAATTTGGTGCAAGAGAAATTGCAAGAGTTATAGCTTCAAATATTAAGCCTTTATTAGTTGATGAAATTTTATTTGGAAAATTAAGTGATGGTGGTAAATGCCAAATTGATTTAATAGGAGATAAATTTGAATTAACAATAAATTAAAACAATAATTAATGAATAAAAAAATAATATTTAGGCATAATATGTTTATACAAAGAGAAATCTTTAAACTAAAAGAGGAGGTGAACTATTGTAAAGTTATTATTTAACTTTAACAATGGGACATTTTAATGGAAGATAAACATTTAATATGCAAAGACTGCGGAAAAGAATTTACTTTTACTGTAGGAGAACAAGAATTTTATAAGGAAAAAGGATTTGAAAATGAGCCTGTTCGATGTGCTGAGTGTAGAAGAGCTAAAAAAGATCAAGCTAGAAGATAATTAATAAGTATAAAGTTGTTTGTTTATTAAAGAACCATAGAAATGTGGTTCTTTTTAATTGTAAAAATAATAATTTAATAAAAATATTTAAATTCTATTGAATTTTTTATACTTTTACTAGTATAATGTAAAAAAAGCTTTAATTGAAGGAATGATTTGAAAATTATATTTTCTTTATTTCTTTAAAAAATAATTAATAATGTACATTAAATTAATTACTATTTAATATAATTAAAAATGGTGATAAGGAATAGTATATGGAGTGAGTTTTTAAGAGAGCTAGAGGTTGGTGTAATCTAGTAAGCAAACTTTATAGAAGCAGCCTTTGAATTTTATAACTGAAAAATAAAAATTGTAACATACGATAATTTTTAATTAGGTTATAACGTATTCCTCACGTTATAGAGGCGGAGTATGAAAATATACTCTAACTGAGTGAACAATATTTATATTGTTTATTAGGGTGGTACCGCGAAGTAGTTCCTTCGTCCCTTTTTTGGGATGAAGGATTTTTTTATTCTTTAGGAGTTTATAATAAAGTTAAATCTGTGGATAACTTATTGAAAAGGCCAATTAAGTAGGTTTTGTGTGTCAAAAAGAATAAAAAATAAATCTTATTCGCCTGCATAAAATGTTCTTATATGCAGCATAGCTGCTCTTTCTAAGGTGCATATTTTTCTCACATGCGTTCGAAAAGGCAGATGCGTAAAAAAAATCTCCGGCTCCACAGTCGCCTGCGATTTTTTTATATTTTAAGGAGGTTATTTTAAATGGAAGAAATACTTGAAATTCTAGAAAAGAATAGTCGTTATAGTGATGAAGAAATTGCTGTGATGGCAGGAAAAACAGTTGAAGAAGTTAGAGAAGCAATCAGAGATTATGAAGAAAAAAGCATAATAGCTGGGTATACAACTCTTATAAATTGGGAAAATACAGGTAGTGAAACAGTTACAGCGCTAATTGAAGTTAAAATAACACCTCAAAGAGGAGAAGGCTTTGATAAAGTGGCAGAAAGAATTTATAAATTTTCAGAGGTTAAAGCATGTTATTTAATGTCTGGAGGTTTTGATTTAACCGTTATAGTTGAAGGGAAGACTATGAAGCAAGTGGCACTATTTGTTTCTGAAAAGCTTGCAGTTCAGCAATATGTATTAAGTACAGCTACTCACTTTGTGCTAAAAAAATATAAAGATCATGGAACAATATTTAAAGAAAAGAAACTAGATGATAGGGAGGCAATATTCATATGATTCTAGAAGATATGATTTTAGATAATGTTAAAAATATGCCTCCTTCAGGCATAAGAAAATATTTTGATATTATAAATGAAATGGAGGATGTAATATCACTTGGGGTGGGGGAGCCAGACTTTGTTACTCCTTGGAATGTTAGAGAAGCTGGGATTTATTCCTTGGAACAAGGGCATACACATTATTCTTCAAATGCTGGATTTATTGAACTTCGTACTGAAATAGCAAAATATCTTCATAGAAGATTTAGTTTAAATTATAATCCAGTAGATGAAATAATAGTTACCGTTGGAGGTAGTGAGGGTATTGATATAGCACTTAGAGCTTTAGTTGGACCAGGAGATGAAGTTATAGTTCCAGAACCAAGCTTTGTAGCTTATAAAGGATGTACAGCTTTTACTGGAGCAACTGCAAAGGTACTTGATCTTAAAGCAGAAGATGAGTTTAAACTTACAGCAGAGGCATTAGAAAAAGCTATTACTCCTAAAACTAAAGTTGTTATAATTCCTTTCCCTAATAATCCGACAGGTGCAATAATGACAAGAGATGAATTAGCTAAAATTGTAGAAGTTTTAAAGGATAAAGATATTATAGCAATTTCAGATGAAATATATTCAGAACTTTGTTATGGAGAAAAGCATGTCTCAATAGCATCTTTTCCAGAAATGAAAGAAAAGACTTTAGTGATAAACGGGTTTTCTAAATCTTATGCAATGACAGGCTGGAGACTTGGATATATTTGTGGGCATCCAGTTTTAATCGAGGCTATGAAAAAAATTCATCAATATGCACTTATGTGTTCTCCAACAACAGCACAGTATGCAGCTATTGAAGCATTAAAAAGTGGTGATAAAAATGTTGAAGAAATGTGTAAGGAATATAACAGAAGAAGAAGAGTGCTTTTAAATGGCTTTAGGAAAATAGGGCTAGACTGCTTTGAACCTCTTGGAGCATTTTATATATTTCCAAGTATTAAGTCTACTGGCATAACTTCAGATGAATTTTGTGAGCAGTTACTTATAAATGAAAAAGTTTTGGTTGTACCAGGAAATGCTTTTGGTGATTGTGGAGAAGGCTTTATCAGAGTTTGTTATGCATCATCTATGGAGGATATTACTGAAGCGTTAAAAAGAATAGAAAGATTTGTTAATAAAATAAAACGAAAGTAAGTTCAAAAAATGTTGTAAGAAAATTATATTTTGGATTTTTTTATGTAAAATTAATCATCAAATTAGTTTTGAAAGTGACAATAAAACTAATTTAAGCAAGGTGTAATCTGGCTTTAGCTATAAAAATAACAATTTATTGTCATAAAAGCAATAATATATTAAGAATATTGACATGATATTCTTAATATATTATCATATATGTGGTAGCGATACCATATACAATTCTTGGATCGGGGTGGAATTATGTCAGCAACAATAAGTGATATTGCCAGGAGAGCAAAAGTATCTCCAGCAACGGTTTCAAGAGTTTTAAATAGTTCGGGTTATGTAAAAGAAGATACAAAACAAAGAATATTAACGGCAATTAAGGAAATGAACTATACACCAAGTGCAATAGCAAGGAGTTTGTCAAAAAGTGAAACAAATACAATAGGAATTATTGTACCAGACATAACTAATACATATTTTGGTGAAATTATAAAAGGTGTAAGTGAAATTGCCGAAAAAAGTAATTTGAATATAATTTTATTTAATACAGATAATTATCTAGAAAAAGAAATAAGAGCCATTAATTTATTAAAAGAGCAAAGAATTAAAGGGATTATTATGACTCCAGGTTTTGGAGAAGAAAAATTTAATGAAACGTATTTAAAAACAATAACTTCACTTAATGTTCCAATAATATTAGTTTCTGCAGATATTAAATTTACTCAGTTAAATGGAGTTTTTGTAGATAATATTAAAGGTGGATATGATGCAACGAATTTGTTGATTAAAGAAGGCCATAATAAAATTGGAATTATGACTGGATTATTAAGTTCTGAACCCACAACTGATATGTTGGAAGGGTATAAAAAAGCACTATTTGATAATAATATAAAATTGAATAAAAATTACATATATCATGGAGAGTTTAAACTGGAAAAAGCATATGAATTAACAAAGAAAATGCTTTGTGAAGACGATCCTCCTACAGCACTATTTGTTTGTAGTAATATGATGACAATGGGAGTAATAAAAGCATTAAAAGAGGAACATAAGGATATTCCTAAGGATTTAGCCATAGTGGGTTTCAACAAAATTGACTTATTAGACATTGTAGGAATAAATATCACATATATGGAAGATAGTCCGCTTGAGCTAGGAAGAGCAGCAATGGAGATGCTCAGTCAGATTTTTAGCGATGCAGAAATGACAGACATAAGAAGGATGATTATTTCACCTCAAATAATAATTCGAGGGTCAGAAAAGAAGCTGTAAATAAGATTCTACAACGGGGTATAATCTTTATTTGTAGGCATAAAAATCAAGTTACATATTATACATAATTATAGTTAGATTAACAATAGTTAACATTTGTAATTTAAATCATGAAATTTTCATGATCTTAAATATTAATTATTTAATTAGGAGGAAGATTAATGAAAAAAAGATTATTATCATTAATTGCAGTTTCAGCAATATCAATGGCTTTATTTGCTGGATGTGGAAGTTCATCAGGTGCTGGTGACAAAGCTGGTAAGACTGAAGAAAAATTAAAAGTAGGTATGGTAACTGACTCAGGAACAATCGACGATAAGTCATTCAACCAAGGTACTTGGGAAGGATTAAAGAAGACTGAAAAAGATTTTGGAACTGAAACAAAATATGTTAAACCAAGTGGAGAAACTGAAGCAGACTACTTAAAGAACATTGGGGATCTTTATGACTCTGGATTCAAGTTTATAGCTA
The window above is part of the Clostridium saccharoperbutylacetonicum N1-4(HMT) genome. Proteins encoded here:
- the scfA gene encoding six-cysteine ranthipeptide SCIFF → MKHIKTINKPNIKNSLCKPGCKECANSCQSACKTSCTVANLECEN
- the scfB gene encoding thioether cross-link-forming SCIFF peptide maturase, encoding MSLIHKFKQGENYFVLDVNTGAVHVVDELVYDILDDDKLKNKKEVMEVLKGKYNEEELSEAYDEIQELAEEGILYSEDQYEEIAHSSMDDRDYIKAICLNVIHGCNLRCKYCFADEGEYHGHGGVMSAETAKKAIDYVIKRSGPRKNIEIDLFGGEPTLIMDTIKEIIQYARDNEKKWGKNVRFTMTTNATLLTPEMMDYMDKEMGNIILSLDGRKEVNDNVRIKPDKSGSYEDIVPNIKEMIKRRTKGKTYYVRGTFTRENTDFYEDVMAMVNEGFRELSIEPVVLENGHPLAIREEDIDTIFENYDKLYEEMKNRKREGNDEFKFYHFNIDLQGGPCVYKRISGCGAGFEYVAITPQGEVYPCHQFVGKEEFKLGSIHEDTYNSELAKKFKTAHIYNKPKCRECWAKFYCSGGCQANNYNFNGDMNIPYEIGCKMQKKRIECAIALKVEEN
- a CDS encoding M16 family metallopeptidase, which gives rise to MKEYILENDLKLIYRRSDSELTSICIAVDAGAGVENEKYGIAHAAEHMVYKGTKNRNEKEINEGLSNVFGFNNAMTNYPYVIYYGTLLKEDLEKGLDLLSDIVINPSFKEFGFEEEMAVIKEELREWDEELEQYCEDKLFFNSFESRRIKYPIIGTEESLNNITLKEIREFYEMHYFPGNTSIVIVSSLEFEQVKAEVNKYFGGWRRQSGEKQDRNRLERYIKYEALKPGEYNDKREGIKTCRVEIIFPIDSLSEKEMKCLKIFNQYFGEGVNSVLYDTLRTKNGLIYDVITNVAYENYIKLYKISFNTSKENVDKAIKLVKECIQNISNLIYKLDEKQLNQLFKSFKLKRLFREEQSIVLAKELATYDCMFGDYNIYINETEDLNKITSEKIVEVTNKVLNNMTIQIINKA
- a CDS encoding threonine aldolase family protein, translated to MYSFKNDYSEGAHERILNALVESNFEQTDGYGEDYHTERAVQILKDKIDNQNVDIHLLVGGTQVNLTAISAFLRPHQAAIGADTSHINCHETGAIEATGHKVITMKTDDGKLTPSLIQKVVDAHQDEHMVQPKLVYISDSTELGTLYTKAELTDLHNCCKKNKLLLYLDGARLGAALTAEKNDLTLADIAKLVDAFYIGGTKNGALFGEALVICKDELKEDFRYFIKQKGGLLAKGRLLGIQFEELFKDDLYFELAKYANNLAIILKNALIEKGYKFLCESYTNQQFPILPNEVVKKISEKYSFNVERVIDENNTVIRLVTSWATSKEKVLEFVEELNL
- a CDS encoding aminotransferase class I/II-fold pyridoxal phosphate-dependent enzyme, with the protein product MVEKLPLLQELLKYHDEKNLLLSMPGNKGGSGFLRDEIGKEFVERLGNLDITEVEPLDNLHYPEGIIKEAQELLAKTYTAQKAYFLVNGSSSGNMAAIFSAFEEGDEVLVERNCHKSIYNGLIMRKLKVKYIEPVIDEEYGLFLPPDKENIYKALSEGLNPKGIILTYPNYFGITYDIGDIIIDLKAKGIKVIVDCAHGAHFGINTRLPKSIASLGDYVILSAHKTLPALTQGAYLLVNEENNLLEFYLRAFMTTSPSYLIMASLDYARHYLDNYGERDYEILIDKTESWKEKINKLNKVHLLDEHALNKSHTEEGMYSIDLSRYIMILPKGYSGHKLLDYLRKEKIQAEMSFARGVVLILSPFNTDEDFNIIYNAIVKLEMKDIVGETEAKYVSEIPIKKLEPYEVFEKTSEWYDIKKCEGRIAKDSIIPYPPGIPVVCPGEVISKEIIDIVIDYSRNKKTIIGVKDNKIRVVIN
- a CDS encoding ATP-dependent Clp protease adaptor ClpS is translated as METNIATKQKEKIKVKKPKLYKVIMYNDDYTTMEFVIEILMVIFNKNQIEAEKIMLDVHKKGKGLAGIYSYDIAMTKVTTAMSLAKENGFPFKLTVEEA